One genomic window of Mus pahari chromosome 23, PAHARI_EIJ_v1.1, whole genome shotgun sequence includes the following:
- the LOC110339147 gene encoding olfactory receptor 10AC1-like: MVVMVVKVIMMVMVMMVMMVVVMKILKENVKVWRIRRGEMHAIIDMTFGPTLSHWSEPNWTVPQEFVILGFSGWPQGLRVLLFALLLPLYLATLAGNLLILGLALAEPTLHTPMYFFLGSLSAVEVAYTLVLTPRMLAGFLLPPGGQAVAPSTCAAQMGLFVALGGSECLLLAAMALDRYLAICRPLYYPQLMTSGLCWALLACCCLGGSILALGLTMAIFQLPFCHGGLVNHVFCDLPAVLVLACGDRELQEHVLLAACMLLLVLPLILILLSYTRVLVVILGVGDSAGRRKAFNTVASHLTVAVLHYGCATAMYARPLSSRSLEEDKLVSLIYINLTPLLYPAIYTLRNRDMQGALQRVVSQRTMGGGPAS; the protein is encoded by the exons atggtggtgatggtggtaaagGTGATAATGATGGTCatggtaatgatggtgatgatggtggtggtgatgaagaTATTGAAGGAAAATGTTAAGGTGTGGAGGATAAGAAGAGGAGAAATGCATGCCATCATTGATATGACCTTTG GCCCCACCTTGAGCCACTGGTCTGAGCCCAACTGGACAGTACCACAGGAGTTTGTTATCCTAGGCTTCTCGGGGTGGCCCCAGGGCCTCCGAGTGCTGCTGTTCGCTCTCCTCTTGCCACTCTACTTGGCTACTCTGGCTGGGAACCTGCTCATTCTGGGCCTGGCCCTGGCGGAACCCACcttgcacacacccatgtacttcttcctgggCTCTCTGTCTGCAGTAGAGGTGGCCTACACACTGGTACTCACCCCGCGGATGCTGGctggcttcctcctgcctcctggtggCCAGGCAGTAGCACCCTCCACCTGTGCTGCCCAGATGGGTCTATTCGTGGCTCTGGGTGGCTCTGAGTGCCTGCTGCTGGCCGCCATGGCCTTGGACCGCTACCTGGCTATCTGCCGCCCTCTCTACTACCCCCAGCTCATGACCTCGGGGCTCTGTTGGGCCCTTCTAGCTTGCTGCTGTTTGGGTGGCTCGATCCTAGCCTTAGGCCTTACCATGGCTATATTCCAGCTGCCTTTCTGCCACGGCGGCCTCGTCAATCATGTCTTCTGTGATCTCCCGGCTGTGCTGGTGCTGGCCTGCGGGGATCGGGAACTTCAGGAACACGTGTTACTGGCAGCCTGCATGCTTCTGCTGGTGCTGCCTCTAATCCTTATCCTGCTGTCCTACACCAGGGTTCTGGTGGtcatcctgggggtgggggacagcgCGGGCCGCCGCAAGGCCTTCAACACAGTGGCATCCCATCTCACGGTGGCTGTGCTCCACTACGGCTGTGCCACAGCCATGTACGCCAGACCCCTGAGCAGCCGGTCCCTGGAGGAAGATAAGCTGGTGTCGCTCATCTACATAAACCTCACACCGCTGCTGTACCCAGCTATCTACACACTGCGCAACCGGGACATGCAGGGTGCCCTCCAGCGCGTGGTTAGCCAGAGGACGATGGGGGGCGGTCCAGCAAGCTGA